CTTCGATTCTACAACAATATGATGAATATGGGGAACATTTCCACCTCCAGAAGTGGCAACCAATAAATCTCCTTCACCAATTGCCGGAGTGGTATCATCCCATATCCAGTGAGCAATTTTTCCGAGATGGGTCAATCTCATTGCAAAAGCTTTCAGAGATAATCCTTCTCTCCCCCCACCAACCAAAAAAACCCGTTTGGCATCAACAATGGCTTGGGTTAACTTTTCCACTTCATCCTCATCTAATCTCTCAAAAACCTGTCTCAACTCATTGACAACCGTTGCAGCTAATTCTCGAATTTTCATCTTTTTCACCCCTTTTAATTTTCTTAGTTATTATGTAAAATCTAAAACCTTCAAAGTATTTATCTTGGTGTTTTAAAATAGATCCTCATGCTTCTTTCATAGTATCAAATGAGGATGAAAACCATGAATTTGACATGCCATGGTA
The nucleotide sequence above comes from Candidatus Atribacteria bacterium ADurb.Bin276. Encoded proteins:
- the hxlB gene encoding 3-hexulose-6-phosphate isomerase, with the protein product MKIRELAATVVNELRQVFERLDEDEVEKLTQAIVDAKRVFLVGGGREGLSLKAFAMRLTHLGKIAHWIWDDTTPAIGEGDLLVATSGGGNVPHIHHIVVESKKAGAKIAIVTGNPSRETPKLADLILMVPASVYRGGLNTVPSIQPMGCLFEQSLYIVFDLMVLILADKMKVSREDMEKRHRNVE